In one window of Notolabrus celidotus isolate fNotCel1 chromosome 15, fNotCel1.pri, whole genome shotgun sequence DNA:
- the LOC117826405 gene encoding zinc finger E-box-binding homeobox 1-like isoform X2 produces MADGPRCKRRKQANPKRSSVTEFNNGLEASSDSDDEDKLHIVEDESLQDPEVANAEGTTLQDASHDAITTVLPLNGALNGVKEECVSEEEEEEEEEEEEDGVVKDTLVEEILQQGDTAVIYPEAPEDEQSPAETGGADENGTPDTFPQLHICPYCSRGYKRNASLKEHIKYRHETSDDNYSCSHCSYTFTYRSQLERHMTHHRNNREPATGGAPGSRKFKCNECAKAFKYKHHLKEHLRIHSGEKPYECSNCKKRFSHSGSYSSHISSKKCVGAAPPNGVPRTLIKSPPLPNQTIPVTIAPARMILKEKTDSKPLQEQLPVTQIKSEPVEFACKPVMAATTTTSTGTNGVVNGGTTQPTVVQAATLPQGVAMVVPTVGLMSPISINLNDLQNVLKVAMDGNVLRQVLGTANGVVAQGKQGIVVQQPQQQIISLPAFVDHDGTTKIIINYSINPAAATQPATLIAKNNLPSLPVAVATPAAPTPSKTDKSPTPEVTDLSIVKMEPESVPIMEAEAATQTQPKSVKSSVQQTAQMPKVNSSSSCLLCDDCPDHLEALHLLQHRKAANGEAVDSAALDPSFADLLSEAGVTLEEQPVDDPLSLLKAHYASKANPSEEELVKVSEAVSIPIHVVRKWFAKMNSGKNVHKHCNKATAVFSKARITKSRSSEPEEGDSLNMSDEASAESSSTSLSDCSPLNLNGDLVIVKTEPEDPEAVDSQAEPLDLSVPKHIAATSETKMPPAKQQEQPLNLTCLRKEQFEGRTIYVTTPQTGRPVNIVSAAQLPTLVAIAGQGTMGCLSAINTTTKRTILIPQLTYTYATTASNATGAKTVVLNGHKKEKKLDISSDCGALADDSTDPDSAVQAKRPRIGKGVYACDLCHKVFHKTSSLIRHKYEHTGKRPHECPVCNKAFKHKHHLIEHTRLHSGEKPYQCDKCGKRFSHSGSYSQHMNHRYSYCKKDGLRPDQDPHGVRVEIIRPGEGLQSDSRTTTPPSQPDSDERESEEEDDDEAMCMDDIRVIQVDDGECEIYEGNFEDDDDDEEDEDDEDMDEEEQRRRAEMELTYDVVEVELQEDHMMVEDTEGTGGGKEASVNKDKSADCVAETDKGVKEAGTERDTTKINKSVEEKKTDVKATEEDTSVEKEKKNVQPMEEETTNTTESMEEETLNLSKPKEEETTNVKPMEEEVTKIPKSIEEEKKNIKATEEETSSTTESMEEESTNLVKPTVEETPNVKPTEEGKTKIPESVDEEKKKIELTEEETTKIAESVEEKKNNIETTEEEMASTTESMEEETINLAKPAEEDTTNVKTSEGETIKIAKSVEEEKKNLKATKEETTNVKPTEDEMTSNTESAEEEATNLAKPTEEEVTNISELTQEDAKSIVKPTEEEMKDITAPSEEETTNITEPSEEERMDVTEAMEEETADIADPTGEVTTDIADPTDEVTTDIADPTDEVTTDVSDPTDEVTTGVSDPTHEVTTDVSDPTDEVTPNAK; encoded by the exons TGACAGAATTCAACAATGGCTTGGAGGCCAGTTCAGACTCGGATGATGAGGACAAGCTACACATCGTGGAAGATGAAAGTCTGCAGGACCCAGAGGTCGCCAACGCTGAGGGGACCACGCTGCAGGACGCCAGCCATGACGCCATCACAACAGTATTACCCCTTAACGGCGCCCTGAACGGAG tgaaggaggagtgtgtgtcagaagaagaagaggaagaagaagaagaggaagaggaagacggGGTGGTGAAGGACACTCTGGTGGAGGAGATTCTCCAGCAGGGGGACACAGCCGTCATCTACCCTGAAGCCCCCGAGGACGAGCAGAGTCCAGCGGAGACGGGAGGCGCTGATGAAAACG GCACACCGGACACCTTCCCCCAGCTCCACATTTGCCCGTACTGCTCCCGCGGCTACAAGCGCAACGCCTCGCTGAAGGAGCACATCAAGTACCGCCATGAGACCAGCGAcgacaactacagctgctcGCACTGCAGCTACACCTTCACCTATCGCTCGCAGCTGGAGAGGCACATGACCCACCACAGGAACAACAGGGAGCCG GCAACAGGAGGAGCACCTGGTTCCCGCAAATTCAAGTGTAACGAATGTGCCAAGGCCTTCAAGTACAAACACCACCTGAAGGAGCACCTGCGCATTCACAGCG GTGAGAAACCGTACGAATGCTCAAACTGTAAGAAGCGCTTCTCCCACTCAGGCTCCTACAGCTCCCACATCAGCAGTAAGAAGTGTGTGGGTGCTGCCCCTCCCAATGGTGTCCCTAGAACTCTGATCAAATCCCCTCCGCTCCCCAACCAGACCATTCCGGTCACCATCGCCCCGGCCCGCATGATCCTTAAAGAGAAGACTGACAGCAAACCGCTCCAGGAGCAGCTCCCCGTCACTCAGATCAAATCTGAACCTGTGGAATTTGCATGCAAGCCTGTGATGGCAGCAACGACGACGACGTCCACTGGTACGAACGGCGTGGTGAACGGCGGGACGACGCAGCCGACCGTCGTGCAAGCTGCGACCCTGCCTCAGGGTGTGGCCATGGTCGTACCCACGGTGGGTCTGATGTCGCCCATCAGCATCAATCTGAACGACCTGCAGAACGTGCTGAAGGTGGCGATGGACGGGAACGTGCTCAGGCAGGTGCTAGGGACAGCTAACGGCGTGGTGGCGCAGGGGAAGCAGGGAATTGTGGtccagcagcctcagcagcagaTCATCAGCCTGCCCGCCTTCGTGGATCACGACGGCACCACAAAGATCATCATCAACTACAGCATCAACCCAGCAGCCGCCACCCAGCCTGCAACGCTTATTGCCAAAAACAATCTCCCCTCCCTTCCTGTCGCTGTCGCCACGCCTGCAGCCCCCACCCCCAGCAAAACAGACAAATCCCCAACCCCAGAGGTGACCGACCTCTCCATCGTAAAGATGGAGCCGGAGTCGGTGCCCATCATGGAGGCTGAAGcggccacacaaacacagccgAAAAGCGTCAAGTCTTCAGTCCAACAAACAGCTCAGATGCCAAAAGTGAACAGCTCCAGCTCGTGTTTACTGTGTGACGACTGTCCCGACCACCTGGAGGCGCTGCACCTCCTGCAGCACCGCAAAGCAGCCAACGGGGAGGCCGTCGACTCGGCCGCTTTGGATCCCTCGTTTGCCGACCTGCTGAGTGAGGCGGGGGTGACGCTGGAGGAGCAGCCTGTAGACGATCCCCTCTCGCTCCTGAAAGCCCACTATGCCTCCAAAGCCAACCCCAGCGAAGAGGAGCTGGTGAAGGTCTCAGAGGCTGTCAGCATCCCCATCCATGTGGTCAGGAAGTGGTTTGCCAAGATGAACTCTGGGAAAAATGTGCATAAACACTGCAATAAGGCTACAGCAGTGTTCTCGAAAGCTAGAATCACAAAGTCCCGTTCCTCTGAGCCAGAGGAAGGCGACTCCCTTAATATGTCCGATGAAGCCTCAGCAGAGTCCAGCAGCACTTCTCTGTCAGACTGTTCACCACTAAACCTCAACGGAGACCTCGTCATCGTTAAGACGGAGCCCGAAGACCCAGAGGCCGTGGACTCCCAGGCCGAGCCGCTGGATCTGTCTGTTCCCAAACATATCGCAGCGACATCAGAAACTAAAATGCCGCCCGccaagcagcaggagcagcccCTGAACCTGACCTGTCTGCGGAAGGAGCAGTTCGAGGGTCGAACTATCTACGTCACCACGCCTCAGACTGGGAGACCTGTCAACATCGTGTCTGCGGCACAGCTCCCCACGCTGGTGGCCATTGCCGGTCAGGGCACCATGGGCTGCCTCAGCGCCATCAACACCACGACCAAGCGCACCATCCTCATCCCCCAGCTCACCTACACCTACGCCACTACAGCCAGCAATGCCACTGGAGCGAAGACGGTCGTGCTCAATGGACACAAG aaggagaagaagctGGACATCAGCTCTGACTGCGGCGCCCTGGCGGACGACAGCACGGACCCAGACTCGGCTGTTCAGGCCAAGAGGCCTCGGATAGGGAAGGGCGTCTACGCCTGCGACCTGTGCCACAAAGTCTTCCACAAGACCAGCTCCCTGATCAGGCACAAATATGAGCACACAG GAAAACGTCCTCACGAGTGTCCGGTCTGCAACAAGGCCTTCAAACACAAGCACCACCTGATCGAACACACCAGGCTGCACTCCGGGGAGAAACCCTACCAGTGTGACAAGTGCGGAAAGCGTTTCTCTCACTCCGGCTCGTACTCCCAGCACATGAACCACCGCTACTCCTACTGCAAGAAGGACGGCCTGAGACCTGACCAGGATCCACACGGGGTCCGGGTGGAGATCATCAGACCCGGGGAAGGACTGCAGTCGGACAGCCGGACGACCACCCCGCCCTCTCAGCCAGACTcagacgagagagagagcgaggaagaGGACGACGACGAGGCCATGTGCATGGACGACATCCGGGTCATTCAGGTCGACGACGGCGAGTGTGAGATCTACGAGGGGAACTTTGaggacgacgacgacgacgaggaggacgaggatGATGAAGACATGGATGAAGAGGAACAAAGAAGACGGGCGGAAATGGAGTTGACTTATGATGTTGTTGAGGTGGAGCTACAGGAAGATCACATGATGGTGGAGGACACGGAGGGAACAGGTGGAGGAAAGGAGGCGAGTGTGAATAAAGACAAAAGTGCAGACTGTGTAGCAGAAACTGATAAAGGTGTCAAAGAGGCTGGCACGGAAAGAGACACCACAAAGATCAACAAAtctgtggaggagaagaagacagatGTAAAAGCTACAGAGGAAGACACATCGGtcgagaaagagaagaaaaacgtCCAACCTATGGAGGAAGAGACGACCAACACCACTGAATCTATGGAGGAAGAGACATTAAACCTCTCCAAACCTAAGGAGGAAGAGACAACAAATGTCAAACCTATGGAGGAAGAGGTGACAAAGATCCCCAAGTCcatagaggaagagaagaaaaacatcaaagctACGGAGGAAGAGACGTCCAGCACCACTGAATCTATGGAAGAAGAGTCGACAAACCTTGTAAAACCTACAGTAGAAGAGACGCCAAACGTCAAACCTACAGAGGAAGGCAAGACAAAGATCCCCGAATCCGTAGacgaagagaagaaaaagattgAATTGACAGAGGAAGAGACAACGAAGATCGCTGAATCTGTAGAGGAAAAGAAGAACAACATCGAAACTACAGAGGAAGAGATGGCCAGCACCACTGAATCTATGGAGGAAGAGACGATAAACCTCGCCAAACCTGCGGAGGAAGACACGACAAACGTCAAAACTTCTGAGGGAGAGACAATAAAGATCGCCAAATCTgtagaggaagagaagaaaaacctCAAAGCTACGAAGGAAGAAACAACAAATGTCAAACCTACAGAGGACGAGATGACAAGCAACACTGaatctgcagaggaagaggcGACAAACCTTGCCAAACCTACGGAGGAAGAGGTGACGAACATCAGCGAACTTACGCAGGAAGATGCGAAAAGTATTGTCAAGCCTAcggaagaggagatgaaagacATTACTGCACCTTCAGAGGAAGAGACGACAAACATCACCGAAccttcagaggaagagaggatggATGTCACTGAAGCCATGGAGGAAGAGACGGCAGACATCGCAGATCCTACAGGTGAAGTGACGACAGACATCGCAGATCCTACAGATGAAGTGACGACAGACATCGCAGATCCTACAGATGAAGTGACGACAGACGTCAGCGATCCTACAGATGAAGTGACGACAGGCGTCAGCGATCCTACACATGAAGTGACGACAGACGTCAGCGATCCTACAGACGAAGTGACGCCAAACGCCAAATAA
- the LOC117826405 gene encoding zinc finger E-box-binding homeobox 1-like isoform X1, whose amino-acid sequence MADGPRCKRRKQANPKRSSVTEFNNGLEASSDSDDEDKLHIVEDESLQDPEVANAEGTTLQDASHDAITTVLPLNGALNGVKEECVSEEEEEEEEEEEEDGVVKDTLVEEILQQGDTAVIYPEAPEDEQSPAETGGADENGTPDTFPQLHICPYCSRGYKRNASLKEHIKYRHETSDDNYSCSHCSYTFTYRSQLERHMTHHRNNREPRHVSQATGGAPGSRKFKCNECAKAFKYKHHLKEHLRIHSGEKPYECSNCKKRFSHSGSYSSHISSKKCVGAAPPNGVPRTLIKSPPLPNQTIPVTIAPARMILKEKTDSKPLQEQLPVTQIKSEPVEFACKPVMAATTTTSTGTNGVVNGGTTQPTVVQAATLPQGVAMVVPTVGLMSPISINLNDLQNVLKVAMDGNVLRQVLGTANGVVAQGKQGIVVQQPQQQIISLPAFVDHDGTTKIIINYSINPAAATQPATLIAKNNLPSLPVAVATPAAPTPSKTDKSPTPEVTDLSIVKMEPESVPIMEAEAATQTQPKSVKSSVQQTAQMPKVNSSSSCLLCDDCPDHLEALHLLQHRKAANGEAVDSAALDPSFADLLSEAGVTLEEQPVDDPLSLLKAHYASKANPSEEELVKVSEAVSIPIHVVRKWFAKMNSGKNVHKHCNKATAVFSKARITKSRSSEPEEGDSLNMSDEASAESSSTSLSDCSPLNLNGDLVIVKTEPEDPEAVDSQAEPLDLSVPKHIAATSETKMPPAKQQEQPLNLTCLRKEQFEGRTIYVTTPQTGRPVNIVSAAQLPTLVAIAGQGTMGCLSAINTTTKRTILIPQLTYTYATTASNATGAKTVVLNGHKKEKKLDISSDCGALADDSTDPDSAVQAKRPRIGKGVYACDLCHKVFHKTSSLIRHKYEHTGKRPHECPVCNKAFKHKHHLIEHTRLHSGEKPYQCDKCGKRFSHSGSYSQHMNHRYSYCKKDGLRPDQDPHGVRVEIIRPGEGLQSDSRTTTPPSQPDSDERESEEEDDDEAMCMDDIRVIQVDDGECEIYEGNFEDDDDDEEDEDDEDMDEEEQRRRAEMELTYDVVEVELQEDHMMVEDTEGTGGGKEASVNKDKSADCVAETDKGVKEAGTERDTTKINKSVEEKKTDVKATEEDTSVEKEKKNVQPMEEETTNTTESMEEETLNLSKPKEEETTNVKPMEEEVTKIPKSIEEEKKNIKATEEETSSTTESMEEESTNLVKPTVEETPNVKPTEEGKTKIPESVDEEKKKIELTEEETTKIAESVEEKKNNIETTEEEMASTTESMEEETINLAKPAEEDTTNVKTSEGETIKIAKSVEEEKKNLKATKEETTNVKPTEDEMTSNTESAEEEATNLAKPTEEEVTNISELTQEDAKSIVKPTEEEMKDITAPSEEETTNITEPSEEERMDVTEAMEEETADIADPTGEVTTDIADPTDEVTTDIADPTDEVTTDVSDPTDEVTTGVSDPTHEVTTDVSDPTDEVTPNAK is encoded by the exons TGACAGAATTCAACAATGGCTTGGAGGCCAGTTCAGACTCGGATGATGAGGACAAGCTACACATCGTGGAAGATGAAAGTCTGCAGGACCCAGAGGTCGCCAACGCTGAGGGGACCACGCTGCAGGACGCCAGCCATGACGCCATCACAACAGTATTACCCCTTAACGGCGCCCTGAACGGAG tgaaggaggagtgtgtgtcagaagaagaagaggaagaagaagaagaggaagaggaagacggGGTGGTGAAGGACACTCTGGTGGAGGAGATTCTCCAGCAGGGGGACACAGCCGTCATCTACCCTGAAGCCCCCGAGGACGAGCAGAGTCCAGCGGAGACGGGAGGCGCTGATGAAAACG GCACACCGGACACCTTCCCCCAGCTCCACATTTGCCCGTACTGCTCCCGCGGCTACAAGCGCAACGCCTCGCTGAAGGAGCACATCAAGTACCGCCATGAGACCAGCGAcgacaactacagctgctcGCACTGCAGCTACACCTTCACCTATCGCTCGCAGCTGGAGAGGCACATGACCCACCACAGGAACAACAGGGAGCCG CGTCACGTTTCTCAGGCAACAGGAGGAGCACCTGGTTCCCGCAAATTCAAGTGTAACGAATGTGCCAAGGCCTTCAAGTACAAACACCACCTGAAGGAGCACCTGCGCATTCACAGCG GTGAGAAACCGTACGAATGCTCAAACTGTAAGAAGCGCTTCTCCCACTCAGGCTCCTACAGCTCCCACATCAGCAGTAAGAAGTGTGTGGGTGCTGCCCCTCCCAATGGTGTCCCTAGAACTCTGATCAAATCCCCTCCGCTCCCCAACCAGACCATTCCGGTCACCATCGCCCCGGCCCGCATGATCCTTAAAGAGAAGACTGACAGCAAACCGCTCCAGGAGCAGCTCCCCGTCACTCAGATCAAATCTGAACCTGTGGAATTTGCATGCAAGCCTGTGATGGCAGCAACGACGACGACGTCCACTGGTACGAACGGCGTGGTGAACGGCGGGACGACGCAGCCGACCGTCGTGCAAGCTGCGACCCTGCCTCAGGGTGTGGCCATGGTCGTACCCACGGTGGGTCTGATGTCGCCCATCAGCATCAATCTGAACGACCTGCAGAACGTGCTGAAGGTGGCGATGGACGGGAACGTGCTCAGGCAGGTGCTAGGGACAGCTAACGGCGTGGTGGCGCAGGGGAAGCAGGGAATTGTGGtccagcagcctcagcagcagaTCATCAGCCTGCCCGCCTTCGTGGATCACGACGGCACCACAAAGATCATCATCAACTACAGCATCAACCCAGCAGCCGCCACCCAGCCTGCAACGCTTATTGCCAAAAACAATCTCCCCTCCCTTCCTGTCGCTGTCGCCACGCCTGCAGCCCCCACCCCCAGCAAAACAGACAAATCCCCAACCCCAGAGGTGACCGACCTCTCCATCGTAAAGATGGAGCCGGAGTCGGTGCCCATCATGGAGGCTGAAGcggccacacaaacacagccgAAAAGCGTCAAGTCTTCAGTCCAACAAACAGCTCAGATGCCAAAAGTGAACAGCTCCAGCTCGTGTTTACTGTGTGACGACTGTCCCGACCACCTGGAGGCGCTGCACCTCCTGCAGCACCGCAAAGCAGCCAACGGGGAGGCCGTCGACTCGGCCGCTTTGGATCCCTCGTTTGCCGACCTGCTGAGTGAGGCGGGGGTGACGCTGGAGGAGCAGCCTGTAGACGATCCCCTCTCGCTCCTGAAAGCCCACTATGCCTCCAAAGCCAACCCCAGCGAAGAGGAGCTGGTGAAGGTCTCAGAGGCTGTCAGCATCCCCATCCATGTGGTCAGGAAGTGGTTTGCCAAGATGAACTCTGGGAAAAATGTGCATAAACACTGCAATAAGGCTACAGCAGTGTTCTCGAAAGCTAGAATCACAAAGTCCCGTTCCTCTGAGCCAGAGGAAGGCGACTCCCTTAATATGTCCGATGAAGCCTCAGCAGAGTCCAGCAGCACTTCTCTGTCAGACTGTTCACCACTAAACCTCAACGGAGACCTCGTCATCGTTAAGACGGAGCCCGAAGACCCAGAGGCCGTGGACTCCCAGGCCGAGCCGCTGGATCTGTCTGTTCCCAAACATATCGCAGCGACATCAGAAACTAAAATGCCGCCCGccaagcagcaggagcagcccCTGAACCTGACCTGTCTGCGGAAGGAGCAGTTCGAGGGTCGAACTATCTACGTCACCACGCCTCAGACTGGGAGACCTGTCAACATCGTGTCTGCGGCACAGCTCCCCACGCTGGTGGCCATTGCCGGTCAGGGCACCATGGGCTGCCTCAGCGCCATCAACACCACGACCAAGCGCACCATCCTCATCCCCCAGCTCACCTACACCTACGCCACTACAGCCAGCAATGCCACTGGAGCGAAGACGGTCGTGCTCAATGGACACAAG aaggagaagaagctGGACATCAGCTCTGACTGCGGCGCCCTGGCGGACGACAGCACGGACCCAGACTCGGCTGTTCAGGCCAAGAGGCCTCGGATAGGGAAGGGCGTCTACGCCTGCGACCTGTGCCACAAAGTCTTCCACAAGACCAGCTCCCTGATCAGGCACAAATATGAGCACACAG GAAAACGTCCTCACGAGTGTCCGGTCTGCAACAAGGCCTTCAAACACAAGCACCACCTGATCGAACACACCAGGCTGCACTCCGGGGAGAAACCCTACCAGTGTGACAAGTGCGGAAAGCGTTTCTCTCACTCCGGCTCGTACTCCCAGCACATGAACCACCGCTACTCCTACTGCAAGAAGGACGGCCTGAGACCTGACCAGGATCCACACGGGGTCCGGGTGGAGATCATCAGACCCGGGGAAGGACTGCAGTCGGACAGCCGGACGACCACCCCGCCCTCTCAGCCAGACTcagacgagagagagagcgaggaagaGGACGACGACGAGGCCATGTGCATGGACGACATCCGGGTCATTCAGGTCGACGACGGCGAGTGTGAGATCTACGAGGGGAACTTTGaggacgacgacgacgacgaggaggacgaggatGATGAAGACATGGATGAAGAGGAACAAAGAAGACGGGCGGAAATGGAGTTGACTTATGATGTTGTTGAGGTGGAGCTACAGGAAGATCACATGATGGTGGAGGACACGGAGGGAACAGGTGGAGGAAAGGAGGCGAGTGTGAATAAAGACAAAAGTGCAGACTGTGTAGCAGAAACTGATAAAGGTGTCAAAGAGGCTGGCACGGAAAGAGACACCACAAAGATCAACAAAtctgtggaggagaagaagacagatGTAAAAGCTACAGAGGAAGACACATCGGtcgagaaagagaagaaaaacgtCCAACCTATGGAGGAAGAGACGACCAACACCACTGAATCTATGGAGGAAGAGACATTAAACCTCTCCAAACCTAAGGAGGAAGAGACAACAAATGTCAAACCTATGGAGGAAGAGGTGACAAAGATCCCCAAGTCcatagaggaagagaagaaaaacatcaaagctACGGAGGAAGAGACGTCCAGCACCACTGAATCTATGGAAGAAGAGTCGACAAACCTTGTAAAACCTACAGTAGAAGAGACGCCAAACGTCAAACCTACAGAGGAAGGCAAGACAAAGATCCCCGAATCCGTAGacgaagagaagaaaaagattgAATTGACAGAGGAAGAGACAACGAAGATCGCTGAATCTGTAGAGGAAAAGAAGAACAACATCGAAACTACAGAGGAAGAGATGGCCAGCACCACTGAATCTATGGAGGAAGAGACGATAAACCTCGCCAAACCTGCGGAGGAAGACACGACAAACGTCAAAACTTCTGAGGGAGAGACAATAAAGATCGCCAAATCTgtagaggaagagaagaaaaacctCAAAGCTACGAAGGAAGAAACAACAAATGTCAAACCTACAGAGGACGAGATGACAAGCAACACTGaatctgcagaggaagaggcGACAAACCTTGCCAAACCTACGGAGGAAGAGGTGACGAACATCAGCGAACTTACGCAGGAAGATGCGAAAAGTATTGTCAAGCCTAcggaagaggagatgaaagacATTACTGCACCTTCAGAGGAAGAGACGACAAACATCACCGAAccttcagaggaagagaggatggATGTCACTGAAGCCATGGAGGAAGAGACGGCAGACATCGCAGATCCTACAGGTGAAGTGACGACAGACATCGCAGATCCTACAGATGAAGTGACGACAGACATCGCAGATCCTACAGATGAAGTGACGACAGACGTCAGCGATCCTACAGATGAAGTGACGACAGGCGTCAGCGATCCTACACATGAAGTGACGACAGACGTCAGCGATCCTACAGACGAAGTGACGCCAAACGCCAAATAA